A section of the Oncorhynchus gorbuscha isolate QuinsamMale2020 ecotype Even-year linkage group LG04, OgorEven_v1.0, whole genome shotgun sequence genome encodes:
- the LOC124034375 gene encoding uncharacterized protein LOC124034375 isoform X2, producing MKDETETHETNKNRTGGKAKRKSSGCAKKTSVEDSSIGAESSQTPGCGFRERGSIIEQLEKEAQRTLMPSLKIETCCAPILLSFLRSLTDDQWRVIQHGMKNNLTFEQLSMLCLKIVKVVTQTALRILLPALARIMGVNLRSGATSPESQCSLTGSEDSLGSLDEREKRLLISEMTYWTKERRRNGSAGCRQKSTRRTSSPCCSPKRSQTSLQSLPATREAPLMEEPLKAIFGVTEESLLISLVEGHSNPSSSELSCAIVGEVVHQLNSGLSVAIQASSGSFPPMDSQDIAAGKEVIRVASVQILAELQSQTSEPEWVGFIEPLMDPVTDDVLDAIVGTMDKMAQDFNILLDLAKKMTILGSKCLTNLQCDLDVECPSGKEGTTHFLKETGSSTSVVARKIQTLSSPNFQSKALKAVSTILTRKVSSSSGMAPSSRPSSAAPSLTEASLNTSCTALTSVTSTATVIVKAFVGGMETIASFEGTCEAVDWPVPVNDHKTGSSQMITFSLARTLYGRIRAKLRDLLTLSAREEGVAKDASLQESSDTLEKATVSTVEVQLPSTELSRVPSESQPIPALCLSNLDTSTQEVLSSVFSIYKSELSKVESKSLAVVSSSDESLEACWFVDGVLSKLDDYTISQSPSPNEDLSVSTQYSQLSSEESVRITESSTSLIQSIKKLSSNDFQTQAEEAVSKVLMRSSHSFITQISHTGLQKSLQAGLSSSSPSEIYVLSESMSSENTASGLVETFVKGMATIFQKNESIDTVRLERSGRVSQCSHGGSQLDDTELSVKISEEKLWSTAKTICVSMKNTLKDFFTGLKPSGSERTENASSKETLGEILVAIQSEISNLGRMKDSRELLHINDMVGTILKEVEKSEDDSEQVCQNIPRTCSSLSTSLNGRSSLSSSSKGPRSDCELEINLPGTPIPDEVPFDLTCPIVRSSCIDNRVSKMPEISSSDLKTRIMAHTDEPLHRNSPMTDSSRPPSAKASFRSSTPSFTNKGTSLVPKGDGIDIEEKEECISSSSGHLRELLITPDISSATAFPLQYLMDSSKDDGICFVTILVIRLLSEIRPSALDGPSQQAADLTKTCQQLIRQVLSELCAASRFSRTQAYSQNLNIQRVFRGLHKNLMEEFGSYNTLQAAISSQDPAFDRVLVKSLTQQLVQGCKEASSPASAATNPSDQAETERGAEQKARRSFLCFSMTKLRINFKRYKRGNKNDCHSVQEQTEIPSTDGHCIAPVGEVSPSISQPVKKRSLIVRVFSAMMKPFRRFTKKNL from the exons ATGAAGGATGAAACAGAGACACATGAGACCaacaagaacaggacaggaggcAAG GCTAAACGTAAGTCCAGTGGCTGTGCCAAGAAGACTTCCGTGGAGGACAGCAGCATTGGTGCAG AGTCTTCTCAGACACCCGGGTGTGGTTTCCGGGAAAGGGGATCTATCATTGAGCAGCTGGAGAAGGAGGCTCAGAGGACTCTAATGCCTTCTCTCAAGATTGAGACATGCTGtgccccaatcctcctctccttcctgaggAGTCTAACTGATGA CCAATGGAGAGTGATTCAGCATGGCATGAAAAATAAT CTCACATTCGAGCAGCTCTCCATGCTGTGTCTGAAGATTGTTAAAGTCGTGACCCAGACAGCCCTCCGCATTCTCCTACCAGCGCTAGCTCGTATCATGGGGGTGAACCTGAGGAGTGGGGCAACCTCCCCAGAATCCCAGTGCTCTCTGACAGGGTCTGAGGATTCCTTAggcagtctggatgagagagagaaaaggctgcTGATCAGTGAGATGACCTACTGGactaaggagaggaggaggaatggcaGTGCAGGGTGCCGCCAAAAATCCACCCGCAGGACCTCATCACCATGCTGTTCGCCTAAGAG GTCCCAGACCTCATTGCAGAGCTTGCCTGCAACTAGAGAGGCTCCACTCATGGAGGAGCCTCTGAAGGCTATTTTTGGGGTAACGGAAGAGAGCCTCCTGATATCCCTGGTTGAGGGTCACTCCAACCCCAGCTCCTCCGAGTTGAGCTGTGCTATCGTGGGGGAGGTGGTACACCAGCTTAACTCTGGCCTCTCAGTGGCCATTCAGGCCAGCTCGGGGAGTTTCCCCCCTATGGACAGTCAGGACATAGCAGCAGGCAAGGAGGTCATTCGGGTAGCCTCGGTGCAGATCCTGGCCGAGCTACAGAGCCAAACGTCTGAGCCAGAGTGGGTAGGGTTTATCGAGCCCCTCATGGACCCTGTGACCGATGATGTGCTGGATGCCATTGTCGGCACAATGGACAAAATGGCACAGGACTTCAACATCCTATTGGATCTGGCCAAGAAGATGACAATCTTGGGGTCAAAATGTCTGACCAATCTTCAATGTGACCTTGATGTTGAGTGTCCATCTGGGAAAGAAGGGACCACTCACTTTCTCAAAGAGACTGGATCCTCTACCAGTGTGGTGGCCAGAAAGATTCAGACCCTCTCTAGCCCCAACTTTCAGTCTAAAGCCCTGAAGGCGGTGAGCACCATCCTTACAAGGAAAGTCAGCAGCTCTTCTGGCATGGCTCCTTCCTCTAGGCCTTCTAGTGCTGCTCCTAGCCTTACTGAAGCTTCCCTGAATACCAGCTGCACAGCCCTGACATCTGTAACCTCCACTGCCACAGTGATTGTTAAGGCATTTGTGGGAGGCATGGAGACGATAGCATCATTTGAAGGCACATGTGAAGCAGTTGATTGGCCAGTTCCTGTAAATGACCACAAAACAGGATCTTCACAGATGATAACCTTCTCTCTAGCCCGCACACTCTACGGCCGTATACGAGCAAAGCTGAGGGACCTTTTAACTCTATCCGCTCGAGAAGAAGGTGTGGCTAAGGATGCTTCTCTTCAGGAGTCTTCAGACACTCTGGAAAAGGCAACTGTTTCAACTGTTGAGGTCCAGTTACCCAGCACCGAACTTAGTAGAGTTCCCAGTGAGAGCCAACCaataccagctctctgtctctccaatcTGGATACCAGTACTCAAGAAGTTCTTAGCAGTGTTTTTTCCATctacaagtcagagttatcaaaAGTGGAGAGTAAATCCTTGGCCGTTGTCAGTTCATCTGATGAGTCCCTAGAGGCTTGTTGGTTTGTTGATGGCGTCCTATCAAAGCTCGATGACTATACTATTTCCCAGTCACCCTCACCCAATGAAGACTTGAGTGTGAGTACTCAATATTCTCAACTGAGctcagaagagagtgtcagaatCACGGAGTCCTCTACTAGTCTGATTCAGAGCATTAAGAAGCTCTCTAGCAATGACTTCCAGACTCAGGCAGAAGAGGCAGTGAGTAAAGTGCTGATGAGATCCAGTCATTCCTTTATCACACAGATCAGCCATACTGGTCTTCAGAAAAGTCTGCAGGCTGGCTTATCATCTAGCTCACCATCAGAGATCTATGTCCTTTCAGAATCCATGTCCTCTGAGAATACAGCCTCTGGATTAGTGGAAACCTTTGTCAAAGGAATGGCGACTATTTTCCAGAAAAATGAGTCCATTGACACTGTGCGACTGGAAAGAAGTGGGAGAGTTTCACAGTGCTCCCACGGGGGCTCCCAACTGGATGATACTGAATTGAGTGTTAAAATATCAGAAGAGAAGCTTTGGTCAACAGCTAAGACCATCTGCGTCAGTATGAAGAACACACTTAAGGATTTCTTCACAGGGCTGAAGCCATCCGGATCCGAAAGGACAGAAAATGCTTCTTCCAAAGAGACCCTTGGGGAAATCCTGGTTGCTATCCAGAGTGAAATCTCAAACTTAGGGCGAATGAAGGATTCCAGGGAGCTCCTTCATATCAATGATATGGTAGGAACTATACTGAAGGAGGTTGAGAAAAGTGAGGATGACAGTGAACAAGTCTGCCAAAACATCCCTAGAACCTGTTCATCTTTGTCCACTTCTTTAAATGGTCGTAGTTCCTTGTCCAGCTCTTCAAAGGGTCCTAGGTCAGATTGTGAGTTAGAGATCAACCTCCCTGGCACTCCCATCCCTGACGAAGTGCCTTTTGATCTGACCTGCCCCATCGTCAGGAGCTCCTGCATCGACAACAGGGTCTCTAAAATGCCAGAGATTTCTTCAAGTGACCTAAAGACAAGGATAATGGCACACACAGATGAACCCCTGCATCGTAACAGTCCAATGACTGACAGCAGTCGACCGCCGAGTGCTAAAGCCTCTTTTCGATCCTCCACTCCGTCTTTCACCAACAAGGGAACCTCTTTGGTACCAAAGGGAGATGGGATTGACAttgaagagaaggaggagtgtaTCTCCAGCAGCTCTGGCCATCTGAGGGAGCTTTTAATCACCCCGGACATCAGCAGTGCCACTGCATTCCCACTGCAGTACTTGATGGACTCCAGCAAAGATGAtggcatctgttttgtcaccataCTGGTGATAAGGTTGCTATCGGAGATCAGACCATCAGCCCTAGATGGACCCTCCCAACAGGCAGCAGATCTGACCAAAACATGTCAGCAACTCATCAGACAAGTCCTGTCTGAGTTATGTGCTGCATCCAGATTCTCCAGGACACAGGCATATTCCCAGAACCTGAACATCCAAAGGGTGTTCAGAGGTTTACATAAAAACCTTATGGAGGAGTTTGGCTCTTATAACACCCTGCAAGCAGCTATTTCCTCCCAGGACCCTGCATTTGACAGAGTCCTGGTAAAGTCCTTGACCCAGCAGCTGGTACAGGGATGCAAGGAGGCGTCAAGTCCAGCTTCTGCTGCAACAAATCCATCAGACCaggctgagacagagaggggggctgAGCAGAAAGCAAGAAGGAGCTTCCTTTGCTTTTCAATGACCAAACTCAGGATCAACTTCAAG CGTTACAAGAGAGGAAACAAAAATGACTGCCATTCAGTCCAGGAACAGACTGAGATTCCCTCTACTGACGGACATTGCATAG ctcccgtTGGAGAGgtttctccctccatatctcagcCTGTCAAAAAACGATCCTTGATTGTCAGGGTCTTTTCAGCAATGATGAAGCCATTCAGGCGCTTCACCAAGAAGAACCTGTAA
- the LOC124034375 gene encoding uncharacterized protein LOC124034375 isoform X4, whose translation MKQRHMRPTRTGQEASQWRVIQHGMKNNLTFEQLSMLCLKIVKVVTQTALRILLPALARIMGVNLRSGATSPESQCSLTGSEDSLGSLDEREKRLLISEMTYWTKERRRNGSAGCRQKSTRRTSSPCCSPKRSQTSLQSLPATREAPLMEEPLKAIFGVTEESLLISLVEGHSNPSSSELSCAIVGEVVHQLNSGLSVAIQASSGSFPPMDSQDIAAGKEVIRVASVQILAELQSQTSEPEWVGFIEPLMDPVTDDVLDAIVGTMDKMAQDFNILLDLAKKMTILGSKCLTNLQCDLDVECPSGKEGTTHFLKETGSSTSVVARKIQTLSSPNFQSKALKAVSTILTRKVSSSSGMAPSSRPSSAAPSLTEASLNTSCTALTSVTSTATVIVKAFVGGMETIASFEGTCEAVDWPVPVNDHKTGSSQMITFSLARTLYGRIRAKLRDLLTLSAREEGVAKDASLQESSDTLEKATVSTVEVQLPSTELSRVPSESQPIPALCLSNLDTSTQEVLSSVFSIYKSELSKVESKSLAVVSSSDESLEACWFVDGVLSKLDDYTISQSPSPNEDLSVSTQYSQLSSEESVRITESSTSLIQSIKKLSSNDFQTQAEEAVSKVLMRSSHSFITQISHTGLQKSLQAGLSSSSPSEIYVLSESMSSENTASGLVETFVKGMATIFQKNESIDTVRLERSGRVSQCSHGGSQLDDTELSVKISEEKLWSTAKTICVSMKNTLKDFFTGLKPSGSERTENASSKETLGEILVAIQSEISNLGRMKDSRELLHINDMVGTILKEVEKSEDDSEQVCQNIPRTCSSLSTSLNGRSSLSSSSKGPRSDCELEINLPGTPIPDEVPFDLTCPIVRSSCIDNRVSKMPEISSSDLKTRIMAHTDEPLHRNSPMTDSSRPPSAKASFRSSTPSFTNKGTSLVPKGDGIDIEEKEECISSSSGHLRELLITPDISSATAFPLQYLMDSSKDDGICFVTILVIRLLSEIRPSALDGPSQQAADLTKTCQQLIRQVLSELCAASRFSRTQAYSQNLNIQRVFRGLHKNLMEEFGSYNTLQAAISSQDPAFDRVLVKSLTQQLVQGCKEASSPASAATNPSDQAETERGAEQKARRSFLCFSMTKLRINFKRYKRGNKNDCHSVQEQTEIPSTDGHCIAPVGEVSPSISQPVKKRSLIVRVFSAMMKPFRRFTKKNL comes from the exons ATGAAACAGAGACACATGAGACCaacaagaacaggacaggaggcAAG CCAATGGAGAGTGATTCAGCATGGCATGAAAAATAAT CTCACATTCGAGCAGCTCTCCATGCTGTGTCTGAAGATTGTTAAAGTCGTGACCCAGACAGCCCTCCGCATTCTCCTACCAGCGCTAGCTCGTATCATGGGGGTGAACCTGAGGAGTGGGGCAACCTCCCCAGAATCCCAGTGCTCTCTGACAGGGTCTGAGGATTCCTTAggcagtctggatgagagagagaaaaggctgcTGATCAGTGAGATGACCTACTGGactaaggagaggaggaggaatggcaGTGCAGGGTGCCGCCAAAAATCCACCCGCAGGACCTCATCACCATGCTGTTCGCCTAAGAG GTCCCAGACCTCATTGCAGAGCTTGCCTGCAACTAGAGAGGCTCCACTCATGGAGGAGCCTCTGAAGGCTATTTTTGGGGTAACGGAAGAGAGCCTCCTGATATCCCTGGTTGAGGGTCACTCCAACCCCAGCTCCTCCGAGTTGAGCTGTGCTATCGTGGGGGAGGTGGTACACCAGCTTAACTCTGGCCTCTCAGTGGCCATTCAGGCCAGCTCGGGGAGTTTCCCCCCTATGGACAGTCAGGACATAGCAGCAGGCAAGGAGGTCATTCGGGTAGCCTCGGTGCAGATCCTGGCCGAGCTACAGAGCCAAACGTCTGAGCCAGAGTGGGTAGGGTTTATCGAGCCCCTCATGGACCCTGTGACCGATGATGTGCTGGATGCCATTGTCGGCACAATGGACAAAATGGCACAGGACTTCAACATCCTATTGGATCTGGCCAAGAAGATGACAATCTTGGGGTCAAAATGTCTGACCAATCTTCAATGTGACCTTGATGTTGAGTGTCCATCTGGGAAAGAAGGGACCACTCACTTTCTCAAAGAGACTGGATCCTCTACCAGTGTGGTGGCCAGAAAGATTCAGACCCTCTCTAGCCCCAACTTTCAGTCTAAAGCCCTGAAGGCGGTGAGCACCATCCTTACAAGGAAAGTCAGCAGCTCTTCTGGCATGGCTCCTTCCTCTAGGCCTTCTAGTGCTGCTCCTAGCCTTACTGAAGCTTCCCTGAATACCAGCTGCACAGCCCTGACATCTGTAACCTCCACTGCCACAGTGATTGTTAAGGCATTTGTGGGAGGCATGGAGACGATAGCATCATTTGAAGGCACATGTGAAGCAGTTGATTGGCCAGTTCCTGTAAATGACCACAAAACAGGATCTTCACAGATGATAACCTTCTCTCTAGCCCGCACACTCTACGGCCGTATACGAGCAAAGCTGAGGGACCTTTTAACTCTATCCGCTCGAGAAGAAGGTGTGGCTAAGGATGCTTCTCTTCAGGAGTCTTCAGACACTCTGGAAAAGGCAACTGTTTCAACTGTTGAGGTCCAGTTACCCAGCACCGAACTTAGTAGAGTTCCCAGTGAGAGCCAACCaataccagctctctgtctctccaatcTGGATACCAGTACTCAAGAAGTTCTTAGCAGTGTTTTTTCCATctacaagtcagagttatcaaaAGTGGAGAGTAAATCCTTGGCCGTTGTCAGTTCATCTGATGAGTCCCTAGAGGCTTGTTGGTTTGTTGATGGCGTCCTATCAAAGCTCGATGACTATACTATTTCCCAGTCACCCTCACCCAATGAAGACTTGAGTGTGAGTACTCAATATTCTCAACTGAGctcagaagagagtgtcagaatCACGGAGTCCTCTACTAGTCTGATTCAGAGCATTAAGAAGCTCTCTAGCAATGACTTCCAGACTCAGGCAGAAGAGGCAGTGAGTAAAGTGCTGATGAGATCCAGTCATTCCTTTATCACACAGATCAGCCATACTGGTCTTCAGAAAAGTCTGCAGGCTGGCTTATCATCTAGCTCACCATCAGAGATCTATGTCCTTTCAGAATCCATGTCCTCTGAGAATACAGCCTCTGGATTAGTGGAAACCTTTGTCAAAGGAATGGCGACTATTTTCCAGAAAAATGAGTCCATTGACACTGTGCGACTGGAAAGAAGTGGGAGAGTTTCACAGTGCTCCCACGGGGGCTCCCAACTGGATGATACTGAATTGAGTGTTAAAATATCAGAAGAGAAGCTTTGGTCAACAGCTAAGACCATCTGCGTCAGTATGAAGAACACACTTAAGGATTTCTTCACAGGGCTGAAGCCATCCGGATCCGAAAGGACAGAAAATGCTTCTTCCAAAGAGACCCTTGGGGAAATCCTGGTTGCTATCCAGAGTGAAATCTCAAACTTAGGGCGAATGAAGGATTCCAGGGAGCTCCTTCATATCAATGATATGGTAGGAACTATACTGAAGGAGGTTGAGAAAAGTGAGGATGACAGTGAACAAGTCTGCCAAAACATCCCTAGAACCTGTTCATCTTTGTCCACTTCTTTAAATGGTCGTAGTTCCTTGTCCAGCTCTTCAAAGGGTCCTAGGTCAGATTGTGAGTTAGAGATCAACCTCCCTGGCACTCCCATCCCTGACGAAGTGCCTTTTGATCTGACCTGCCCCATCGTCAGGAGCTCCTGCATCGACAACAGGGTCTCTAAAATGCCAGAGATTTCTTCAAGTGACCTAAAGACAAGGATAATGGCACACACAGATGAACCCCTGCATCGTAACAGTCCAATGACTGACAGCAGTCGACCGCCGAGTGCTAAAGCCTCTTTTCGATCCTCCACTCCGTCTTTCACCAACAAGGGAACCTCTTTGGTACCAAAGGGAGATGGGATTGACAttgaagagaaggaggagtgtaTCTCCAGCAGCTCTGGCCATCTGAGGGAGCTTTTAATCACCCCGGACATCAGCAGTGCCACTGCATTCCCACTGCAGTACTTGATGGACTCCAGCAAAGATGAtggcatctgttttgtcaccataCTGGTGATAAGGTTGCTATCGGAGATCAGACCATCAGCCCTAGATGGACCCTCCCAACAGGCAGCAGATCTGACCAAAACATGTCAGCAACTCATCAGACAAGTCCTGTCTGAGTTATGTGCTGCATCCAGATTCTCCAGGACACAGGCATATTCCCAGAACCTGAACATCCAAAGGGTGTTCAGAGGTTTACATAAAAACCTTATGGAGGAGTTTGGCTCTTATAACACCCTGCAAGCAGCTATTTCCTCCCAGGACCCTGCATTTGACAGAGTCCTGGTAAAGTCCTTGACCCAGCAGCTGGTACAGGGATGCAAGGAGGCGTCAAGTCCAGCTTCTGCTGCAACAAATCCATCAGACCaggctgagacagagaggggggctgAGCAGAAAGCAAGAAGGAGCTTCCTTTGCTTTTCAATGACCAAACTCAGGATCAACTTCAAG CGTTACAAGAGAGGAAACAAAAATGACTGCCATTCAGTCCAGGAACAGACTGAGATTCCCTCTACTGACGGACATTGCATAG ctcccgtTGGAGAGgtttctccctccatatctcagcCTGTCAAAAAACGATCCTTGATTGTCAGGGTCTTTTCAGCAATGATGAAGCCATTCAGGCGCTTCACCAAGAAGAACCTGTAA